A region of Bacillus sp. SM2101 DNA encodes the following proteins:
- a CDS encoding YbjQ family protein — protein sequence MILVTTDFVPGKEIKQLIGFVRGNTVQTKHIGKDIMAGLKTLVGGEIKEYTEVMDEARQRAISRMVEDAKSKGANAIICLRLETSNVMTGASEIIAFGTAVVVE from the coding sequence ATGATCTTAGTAACTACTGATTTTGTCCCAGGGAAAGAGATCAAACAATTAATAGGGTTTGTTAGAGGAAATACTGTGCAAACGAAGCATATTGGTAAAGATATCATGGCAGGGCTTAAGACACTTGTTGGAGGAGAAATTAAAGAATATACAGAAGTCATGGATGAGGCTCGGCAGCGGGCGATTAGCAGAATGGTAGAAGATGCAAAAAGTAAAGGGGCGAATGCCATTATATGTTTACGCTTAGAAACATCTAATGTGATGACAGGTGCTTCTGAAATCATTGCATTCGGAACAGCTGTAGTAGTTGAATAG
- the tenI gene encoding thiazole tautomerase TenI yields the protein MANKELHIVSTGTQSINTFVSIISEIHPFATAIHLREKQMSARDLYQTINQLIQRSVPLNKIVINDRIDVASIAEVGGVQLAYHSLSVGDVKRAFPKLRIGKSVHSLEEAVEAELQGADYVIYGHIYPTSSKKGVIAKGVDSVEELKKQLSIPLIVIGGIKPSHIPELIDRGVDGVAVLSGVLLAQTPIEAVKEYSKMLSKEMIT from the coding sequence ATGGCAAACAAAGAGCTACATATTGTTTCAACTGGGACACAATCAATCAACACGTTTGTTTCGATTATTAGTGAGATTCATCCTTTTGCAACTGCTATACATTTACGTGAAAAACAAATGTCAGCGAGAGACTTATACCAAACGATTAATCAACTAATTCAACGAAGTGTACCACTTAATAAAATAGTCATAAATGACCGAATTGATGTTGCTTCAATTGCTGAAGTTGGTGGTGTTCAGCTAGCATATCATAGCTTATCAGTAGGCGATGTGAAAAGGGCATTTCCAAAACTTCGCATTGGGAAGTCTGTTCATTCATTAGAAGAGGCTGTTGAAGCAGAACTGCAAGGGGCTGACTATGTGATATATGGTCATATTTATCCTACCTCCTCCAAAAAAGGAGTGATAGCTAAAGGGGTTGATAGCGTCGAAGAATTAAAAAAACAGCTATCTATACCTTTAATTGTCATTGGAGGAATTAAACCATCTCATATTCCTGAACTGATAGATAGAGGAGTAGATGGAGTGGCAGTATTGTCAGGCGTATTATTAGCCCAAACGCCTATAGAAGCAGTAAAGGAATATTCAAAAATGTTATCGAAAGAGATGATTACATGA
- the thiO gene encoding glycine oxidase ThiO → MKKTYDAIVIGGGINGGSIAYHLAKRGHHVLVIEKDQLGSKASGAAAGMLAAQAELTEDGPLFQLAKKSRSMFPTTIEELESKSNVHIGYVNKGMLKIAISEEEEQQLKHIIQLQKNIGEQTEYLTSEEVRAYEPSLSSIVRGAMSIPTDGQVSAHDLTIAFFRAARVLGATIKEETNVYSLIIKNNRIQGVVTNEGEFHSERIIVASGAWTDMVVKQTGLSLPSYPVKGECLAVKTDKPLLTQTIFSHHCYLVPKKGGRIIIGATMYPNTFNTTVSTGSVCSLIEKASIILPEIINTQFEKTWSGIRPQTHDGMPLLGEHPHVEGLIIATGHYRNGILLAPITGKVTADLVEGIDLDHELIHHFRIDR, encoded by the coding sequence ATGAAGAAAACGTATGATGCCATCGTTATTGGTGGGGGTATAAATGGTGGTTCAATCGCTTATCATCTAGCAAAGCGAGGGCACCATGTGCTGGTCATTGAGAAAGATCAATTAGGTAGTAAAGCTTCTGGTGCTGCTGCAGGGATGTTAGCAGCTCAAGCGGAATTAACTGAGGATGGGCCACTGTTTCAATTAGCTAAAAAAAGCAGGAGCATGTTTCCTACAACGATCGAGGAATTAGAAAGCAAATCGAACGTCCATATTGGATATGTGAACAAAGGAATGCTCAAGATTGCAATAAGTGAAGAAGAGGAGCAGCAATTAAAACACATTATTCAATTGCAGAAAAATATTGGGGAACAAACTGAATATTTAACATCTGAAGAAGTGAGAGCATATGAACCTTCACTGTCTTCAATTGTAAGAGGAGCTATGAGTATACCTACAGATGGCCAAGTGTCCGCTCATGATTTAACGATTGCATTTTTTAGGGCAGCAAGGGTGCTAGGAGCTACGATCAAAGAGGAAACAAATGTTTATTCATTAATCATAAAAAACAATAGAATCCAAGGTGTTGTGACAAACGAGGGTGAATTCCATTCCGAACGGATTATTGTAGCTAGCGGTGCTTGGACGGACATGGTTGTCAAGCAAACTGGGTTGTCATTGCCTAGCTATCCAGTAAAAGGGGAATGTTTAGCTGTCAAGACTGACAAACCTCTGTTAACACAAACAATCTTTTCTCATCATTGTTACCTAGTTCCAAAAAAGGGTGGAAGAATAATTATTGGAGCAACAATGTACCCAAATACATTCAATACGACAGTATCTACGGGTTCCGTTTGTAGTCTAATAGAGAAAGCTTCGATCATTTTACCAGAAATCATCAACACTCAATTTGAAAAAACATGGTCAGGCATTCGTCCTCAAACTCACGATGGTATGCCTTTGTTAGGGGAGCACCCGCATGTGGAGGGCTTAATTATAGCTACAGGGCATTATCGTAATGGGATTTTGTTAGCCCCTATAACTGGCAAAGTTACTGCTGATTTAGTTGAAGGAATCGATCTTGATCATGAGTTAATACACCATTTTCGAATTGATCGTTAA